DNA from Candidatus Deferrimicrobium sp.:
TTTGTGAAAGACGACCGGCGCCGGACCGGAAACCCAACGGTTGGCGATGACGTGGATCTCGTACCGCCCCCCCCTGGCGAGCCGCTCCGTCAGCTCGTATACGAACCGCTCGCCGCCGCCGACGGTTCCGTACTTCGGGACGATGACGGCGACCCTTGGCCGGGCGGACGACGTCACGCCCGATCCTTCCCCTTCGACTTCTCCAGTTCCCGGAGCTTCGCGTACTTGGCGAAGGCGAGCCAGCTGGTGGTCGCGGAGATCACCATCCCTTCCACTCCGTCGAGGAAGCCGAGGCGGAGCACGTACGTCCTAACGAACGCGAACGCCGGCCGAAGCGTCAGGTCCGCGATCCCGCACCGCCTCCCCCGTTCGAACATCTGGCGGGCGGACAGGTCGCTGTACCGGTCGATCTTGAGGATCATCTCCCCGATCCCGGAGAAGGAGTGGTGGAGAAGGTGGCCCGTAAGCGGCACCGTTTCACCGGAAACCTCCACCCGCTCGTGGACGAGGTCCGGCGAGAAGCGGGCCCGTGCGCGATCGAAGAGACGGGTCGTCCGGTCGGGGTGCCACCCGCAGTGACGGATCTCCTTCCCGCCCAGGAACGTCCGGCGCGGGACGGTGTACGCGACGGCCATCGACGGACCGGAAAGGATCTTCCCGATCTCCTCCGCCAGTTCGGGGGTAACCCGCTCGTCGCAGTCGACGTTGAGCACGATGTCGTGGGTGGCCAGTTCCACGGCCGCCTGCTTCTGCGGGCCGAAGCCCTTCCACGGGATACCGAACACCTTGTCCGTGTATCGCAGTGCGATCTCCGGCGTCCCGTCGGAGCTCCCGGAGTCGACG
Protein-coding regions in this window:
- a CDS encoding glycosyltransferase family 2 protein, with protein sequence MSSPARRRISAVVISRNEGKNIAACLESLRWADEIVVVDSGSSDGTPEIALRYTDKVFGIPWKGFGPQKQAAVELATHDIVLNVDCDERVTPELAEEIGKILSGPSMAVAYTVPRRTFLGGKEIRHCGWHPDRTTRLFDRARARFSPDLVHERVEVSGETVPLTGHLLHHSFSGIGEMILKIDRYSDLSARQMFERGRRCGIADLTLRPAFAFVRTYVLRLGFLDGVEGMVISATTSWLAFAKYAKLRELEKSKGKDRA